The genomic interval TTCGTCGGCGGCGGGGCGGGATTCACCCTTCCCGAATTCGCCAAGAGCGCGGGGAGCGCGGCGGATTACGTCTACTCCGCCACGTTGTGGGTGGAGACGCTGCCGTTCCCGGGCGCGAAGGAATATTTCAACAAGTTCATGAAGAAGTACGGCTCCGAGACCGAGTACCACGGCGCGGAAGCGTACGCGACGATGTACGTCGTCGCCGACGCGCTGAAGCGCGCCAAGGGCTCCCCGAACGTGACGCCCCAGGCCGTGCGGGACGCCCTGACGACCACCGACATGATGACCGCCTTCGGCCCGGTCAAGTTCGTCTCCTACGGGAAGAAGACGCAGCAGAACAAGCTCGACACCTATCTCGTGCAGTGGCAGAAAGGGGAGCTGGAGGCGGTGTGGCCCACGAAGGTGGCCACGAAGAAGTACATCTACCCGACTCCGCCCTGGAGCAGCCGCAAGTAAAGCCGTCCGTAGAGCGTACCTGACGCGACCGCCGGGCGGTGATTCCCCGCCGCCCGGCGGATCCATTCATCGGCCCCGGCGGCCGTCGAAACGGGAGATCGTATGGATGTTTTCCTTCAGACCCTCGTGGCGGGCCTCCTGAAGGGCGGGCTGTACGCGCTGATCGGCATCGGGATGACCCTCATCATGGGAGTCATGGGGATCATCAACCTCGCCCACGGGCAGCTGATGATGCTGGCGATGTATATCACCTTCGTCCTGAACACGATGGGGGTCGATCCGTACGTCTCGCTCCTGGTCGCCATGCCGCTCCTGTTCCTCCTGGGCGTGACGATCCAGAAGTTCCTGCTGAACCCGCTCATCAAGGTCGAGACGATCCTCCCGGAGAACCAGGTCCTCATGACGGTGGGGATCGGGATGGCGATGACCGAGATCGCCAGGTTCACCTTCACCTCGGACTACAAGTACGTCACGACGGAGTACGCCAACCGGACCTTCTCCCTCGGGAACGTCTCCTTCAGCGTGGCGCTGACGATCGCCTTCGGGATCGCCCTCGTCTTCACCGCCGCCATGTTCTGGTTCCTCCTCAAGACCGACCTGGGGCGGTCGATCCGCGCGACGGCCCAGGACAAGGACGCGGCGACCCTGATGGGGGT from Thermodesulfobacteriota bacterium carries:
- a CDS encoding branched-chain amino acid ABC transporter permease, with product MDVFLQTLVAGLLKGGLYALIGIGMTLIMGVMGIINLAHGQLMMLAMYITFVLNTMGVDPYVSLLVAMPLLFLLGVTIQKFLLNPLIKVETILPENQVLMTVGIGMAMTEIARFTFTSDYKYVTTEYANRTFSLGNVSFSVALTIAFGIALVFTAAMFWFLLKTDLGRSIRATAQDKDAATLMGVNTARITVITFGIGAALVAAAGCLLAPVYYIFPDIGGPFTAKAFIITILGGLGSTVGAIFGGVTLGLAESLGATYFGMEFEDIVGLTIFILVLLFLPGGFKRLTKV